Genomic DNA from Paenibacillus donghaensis:
CAGGCCATCTCTTATAGAAAGAGCATGGATTTCGAACATCTTAAGGTAGATCTGGCGGTTGTCGTTCAGGCTATGATCCCTGCGGAAGCTGCGGGTGTCATGTTTACTGCCAACCCTGTGAATGAGAACACCGAGGAAGTCATGATCAGTGCCGGATATGGCCTTGGTGAAGCGGTGGTCAGCGGTCTTATCACTCCCGAGCTGCTGGGTCCCGAGGATAAGATTATTTATCAGGGGGTAAAGGTTTTTTTCGAGGTACAACGTTTAAAGAGGAGTAATATACATATACTGAAATTAAAGTTCCAAAGGTTCTATTGGTTCCTTCGTTTCTGGGAATTTATATGCTAATATGGAGGTGAGGAGGTTGGTCGATATGTCTAAAGTTCTAAAATATGTAACTCTACCGCAAATGACTGAACGACGTCTGAACAGCGAAGCTGAAATTACACTTGCAAAAATAAGACTGCTTCAATCTGAACTGCGTCTTCGAGAAGCACAAATCGTACCGCTTCTTTCAGAAGAAACCCTTAGAGAAGTCGACGAATCCATTCATTCGCTTCATCCAACAACCCTCTTTGACTCTACATCTGAAACTCCAAGCGTTCCGGATTATCTATCTGTTCGTGACGTTAGCAAACTCACGGGCCTAGTTCCTCAAGTTGTACGTCGTCATTGTGCAAACGGCAAATGGGAAGCTGAACAGGTAGCTGGTCAGAATAGTACCTGGAGAATTAAACCGGAACCATTTATGAAGCTCTCGAACTGGGAGGCTTTTGTAAGGGATAGAACAGAAGGGATAGAGAGTTCAAAAAAAATTGCCGATCATGCTCTGGCACTTTGGGATAACGAGGGTCCTACCGATTATGGCAGCACATAAGGAGGGAATCAAGGAATAAATGTCGGCGTATTTATTGGACTCCAATCTCTTTCGTTACATGCACAACGATGATAATGCAGCTTATCAAAAAGCGGCTAAGGAATTTTTCACTACTGCTAGAAAAGAAGTTCTGGATGGGCAATCAATCATTTTACTTAGTGCAGAAGTGAAATGTGAACTTGAAGTTCAAATGCATACACTTAAAGATAGAAGCAAACGTATTATCTGTGACATGCTCGAGGGATACTTACCGGTGAGTGCCAACCTTTCGGTTGACCTTGAGCATGAACTCCGGAAATTCAGCAATTACATACGTTCTAACAAGTTCAACAGCATCTTCAAAAATCCTCATTACAAAATAGATTACTTACGTGCCTCTGACGCACGAATACTCGTTGATGCCTACCTAAATGATGCAATCCTGGTAACTGCAAACATAAAGGACTTTATTACTTACTCCGTCTTCTGCGAAACAGGAGAACAGAAGCTTTATGACTTTCTGAACAAACGTTACGTTGAGATTTCTTCAGCAGCAAGGACAGCCATCGAGGTAGACCCCTTTTATTTATCCATTCAGTCGAAACTGGAAGCCTTACAGCCTTAAATCAAAAATAATTGTTCCCAGTAAATTTAGCCGTCCCTAATCACACCTCTATTTTATACATCCAAATAGCCTCACGGGATTCAACCAGCTGTTCCCAATGTAGCGTGATGGCGTTATCGATGGGGATCTAAATGTATAGGCATGTGGGGTAAAGATGTGTTCAAGCGAACAATAAGCAATTTAAGGCCATCCCTTGCGGGATGGCCTTTTCTCTCAAACCAGATATTTAGCCATAAAATTAATCTCCTGCGCTTACGACTGCATCCCATTCTCGATCCGCTTCATGAACTCTTCAGCGGCGCTGTAGCCAAGCTGTTTGAGGTACCAATTGTTCGCCGCGGCCTCGATCAGTCCAGCTACGTCACGTCCTGGCTGAAGCTGGACCTCGATATGCGGAATCTGGACGCCGAGATATTCCGTGAACTGGGGGACCAGCTCCAGCTCATT
This window encodes:
- a CDS encoding PEP/pyruvate-binding domain-containing protein; this encodes MATQAISYRKSMDFEHLKVDLAVVVQAMIPAEAAGVMFTANPVNENTEEVMISAGYGLGEAVVSGLITPELLGPEDKIIYQGVKVFFEVQRLKRSNIHILKLKFQRFYWFLRFWEFIC
- a CDS encoding DUF4411 family protein, with the protein product MSAYLLDSNLFRYMHNDDNAAYQKAAKEFFTTARKEVLDGQSIILLSAEVKCELEVQMHTLKDRSKRIICDMLEGYLPVSANLSVDLEHELRKFSNYIRSNKFNSIFKNPHYKIDYLRASDARILVDAYLNDAILVTANIKDFITYSVFCETGEQKLYDFLNKRYVEISSAARTAIEVDPFYLSIQSKLEALQP